A single Vespa crabro chromosome 21, iyVesCrab1.2, whole genome shotgun sequence DNA region contains:
- the LOC124431570 gene encoding uncharacterized protein LOC124431570 has protein sequence MHILVDDLAELMDCLSITISNSLLLIKLFILWNHQGTLRDILLMINDDWSKTITTITTTTTTTTTTTTTAGIERTISNKYPIKYYDVMIDKIKSLRRFTKLCFFAYSFSAIMFIFPVILSNDRILVLKMELPFDPFLSPIYEIVCIIQLIEEIAFAATSGMLNSIIVTMILHVGGQIDVMCQEIEDMFDQFQQDETSRLIILKYLIFKHDRIILFSSYIEDIFTYIALLQFFSNTMAICFSGFVIMIVGTYISMNTNEAGAVLGKTIPYYMMINIEAFILCYIGEYLSSKSLTIAVAAYNYQWYGLNPKESRYILLLILRGQKKLTITIGKFLDLSLESFASITVYEYKYFILQTFPYKRRFPINRLVEYSLRFIGLWPDYSYVIAHRFLWIITMSLTLIFQYWYVIVNLKSDDLPDLMDCLSITMSNTVFFIKLIILWMKTRVFDDILKMMINDWLDSIDKKKNHETMSNRVTLSQRYSSFFVSSYSIGVTFFLSFALFTQERQLILKMELPFDTTRSPIYELINVIQFIQEFMAASMSSMLSALLVTLSLDSDQRNVILAKTVPYYVLANLEAFALCYAGEYLSSKSTDIEKAAYHLNWYELDPSDSRFILVLMIRSQKRFVITTGKFMNLSLEVFASMLKASGSYVSVLYAMY, from the exons ATGCACATACTTGTCGATGATCTGGCCGAGCTTATGGATTGCCTCAGTATTACCATATCTAATAGCCTATTGCTGATCAAACTTTTTATACTTTGGAATCATCAGGG AACACTTCGTGATATTTTGCTTATGATTAACGACGATTGGtcgaaaacaataacaacaataacaacaacaacaacaacaacaacaacaacaacaacaacagcaggaATAGAAAGAACAATAAGTAACAAATATCCGATCAAATATTACGATGTCATGATCGATAAGATTAAATCATTGCGACGTTTTACCAAACTCTGTTTTTTCGCTTATTCATTCAGTGccataatgtttatatttccTGTTATATTATCGAACGATAGGATACTCGTACTTAAAATGGAATTACCATTCGATCCATTTCTTTCGCCGATTTATGAGATCGTTTGTATAATACAATTGATAGAGGAAATTGCGTTTGCCGCTACGTCTGGTATGCTCAATTCCATCATCGTGACTATG atATTACACGTTGGCGGACAGATAGATGTGATGTGTCAAGAGATAGAGGACATGTTCGATCAATTCCAACAGGACGAAACGTCAcgtttgataatattgaaatatttgatatttaaacacgatagaataatattgttttcgaGTTACATAGAAGATATATTCACTTACATAGCCttgttacaatttttttctaataccaTGGCCATATGTTTCTCGGGATTTGTTATAATGATCGtgggtacatatata TCTATGAACACTAACGAGGCCGGTGCTGTATTAGGAAAAACTATTCCATATTATATGATGATTAACATCGAAGCTTTTATTTTGTGTTATATCGGTGAATATCTCAGTTCAAAG AGTCTAACTATCGCAGTAGCAGCATACAATTATCAATGGTACGGATTAAATCCTAAAGAGAGTAGATACATCTTGTTGTTGATATTACgaggacaaaaaaaattgacCATCACCATTGGCAAATTTTTGGATTTGTCTTTGGAAAGTTTCGCCAGT ATTACTGTATACGAATAcaagtattttatattgcaaaCTTTTCCTTACAAACGTCgatt TCCGATAAATCGACTGGTAGAGTACAGTCTTCGTTTTATTGGTCTCTGGCCAGATTATTCCTACGTAATAGCTCATCGTTTCttatggataataacaatgtctTTAACGCTTATCTTTCAATATTGGTACGTCATTGTAAATTTGAAATCCGACGATTTGCCAGATCTTATGGATTGCTTGAGTATAACAATGTCGAATACCGTGTTTTTCATTAAGTTAATTATACTCTGGATGAAAACTCG TGTCTTCGatgatattttgaaaatgatgATCAATGATTGGTTGGATTccattgataaaaagaaaaatcatgaaaCGATGTCTAATAGGGTGACACTGTCACAACGTTACTCGAGTTTCTTCGTTAGTTCTTATTCCATAGgggttactttttttttatctttcgcaTTGTTCACCCAAGAAAGACAGCTTATATTGAAAATGGAATTACCATTCGATACTACGAGATCACCGATCTACGAATTGATCAATGTAATTCAATTCATTCAAGAATTTATGGCTGCTTCGATGTCAAGTATGTTAAGTGCATTACTTGTCACCTTg tcGTTAGATTCCGATCAAAGAAACGTAATCTTAGCAAAAACTGTACCTTATTACGTTCTAGCAAATCTGGAAGCATTTGCACTTTGTTACGCCGGTGAATATCTAAGTTCTAAG agcACAGATATCGAGAAAGCAGCTTATCATTTGAATTGGTACGAATTGGATCCAAGTGATAGTCGATTTATATTGGTTTTAATGATCAGATCACAAAAACGATTTGTCATAACTACtggaaaatttatgaatttatcaTTGGAAGTGTTTGCAAGC atGTTAAAGGCATCTGGATCATACGTGTCGGTTCTTTATGCgatgtattaa